A genomic window from Tolypothrix sp. PCC 7910 includes:
- a CDS encoding FHA domain-containing protein, producing MPANRCPNPNCEYFNRALPNNAKVCPWCSTPLANLITPTPSRPTTPQPPPPPPPPPIQPVVNPPNYQPPINYPNDYQQRVNPHTPPVQPVYTPPPTRLPIIKLIHTTGREFQWSGEVGFIGRRSQSMTIPPEIDLTGLPHEGIISRRHARVYWEWSQNTYMIVDMSTNGIYLNNKLLNPGMQYSLRNEDSLQFGQDNLVRFSVYIMF from the coding sequence ATGCCTGCAAATCGGTGCCCTAACCCAAATTGCGAATATTTTAACCGCGCCTTGCCTAACAATGCTAAGGTTTGTCCTTGGTGTTCTACTCCTTTGGCTAATTTAATTACCCCGACACCAAGTAGACCTACTACACCACAACCACCGCCGCCACCTCCACCTCCACCCATACAACCCGTAGTCAATCCACCCAACTATCAACCCCCTATTAATTATCCCAACGATTATCAACAACGGGTTAATCCCCATACTCCACCAGTACAACCTGTTTATACACCACCGCCAACAAGATTACCCATTATCAAGCTGATCCATACCACAGGTAGAGAGTTTCAATGGTCTGGGGAAGTAGGCTTTATTGGTCGCCGCAGCCAAAGTATGACAATTCCACCAGAAATTGACTTAACTGGTCTGCCTCACGAAGGTATAATCTCTCGTCGTCATGCACGAGTATATTGGGAATGGTCGCAAAATACTTACATGATTGTTGATATGAGTACAAATGGTATTTATTTAAATAACAAGCTCTTGAACCCTGGAATGCAATATAGCTTACGTAATGAAGATTCATTGCAGTTTGGTCAGGATAATCTCGTCCGATTTAGCGTTTATATTATGTTTTAA